One genomic window of Haliotis asinina isolate JCU_RB_2024 chromosome 4, JCU_Hal_asi_v2, whole genome shotgun sequence includes the following:
- the LOC137282318 gene encoding probable G-protein coupled receptor 34, whose protein sequence is MAYNMTDPFDNMTGYGGRETPSYVFVRRLQTVMFPIICVAGTVGNSLAVGAFFSKSLRSTSCCLYLGVKSLSDIGFLISVFIIFLFRVRVGIMSLQGICQITIFLSYVCPFLSIWLVVIITFENFIRISQPSLVPSICTTRAAQMVIFIYFTVSVAVYNFPFWTTGVDYGMCSALPQFQQISIVYTYVDSLLTLVLPLVLMIILVPLVALSALQAHKRKMRLQAGKQRKDKKASPEAQVTRLLFAVSVVFIVLHTPSHSIRIKELVMQLIYNVSPSFNDLIVHRIFELFYYLDYCVSLAVYLIFGGNFRNVFRKKYFSRCNRKEKEKEPTTMESPVSQRLIK, encoded by the coding sequence ATGGCTTACAATATGACGGACCCCTTCGACAACATGACCGGATACGGGGGAAGAGAAACACCATCTTACGTCTTCGTTCGGCGACTGCAGACAGTGATGTTCCCAATAATATGTGTTGCTGGAACGGTTGGCAATAGTCTTGCCGTCGGTGCCTTCTTCAGTAAATCTTTGCGGAGCACTTCCTGCTGTCTATACCTTGGCGTTAAGTCATTATCGGACATCGGATTTCTCATCAGTGTATTCATCATATTCCTGTTTCGCGTCCGAGTTGGGATCATGAGCCTACAGGGAATATGCCAGATTACAATATTCTTGTCCTATGTGTGCCCCTTCCTCTCCATTTGGCTTGTGGTGATAATAACATTCGAGAACTTCATCCGTATATCCCAGCCATCTCTGGTACCCAGTATTTGTACAACAAGGGCGGCCCAAATGGtcatattcatatattttacagtgtctgttgctgtgtatAATTTCCCTTTCTGGACAACGGGGGTTGACTATGGGATGTGCTCAGCCTTGCCTCAGTTCCAACAAATCTCCATCGTCTACACTTACGTTGACAGTCTCCTGACTCTTGTGTTACCGCTGGTGCTGATGATCATCCTTGTCCCCTTGGTGGCACTCAGTGCCCTTCAGGCGCACAAGAGGAAGATGAGACTCCAGGCTGGGAAACAACGGAAGGACAAGAAGGCCTCTCCCGAGGCTCAAGTCACTCGTCTCCTGTTTGCTGTATCTGTTGTGTTTATTGTTCTCCACACTCCAAGTCACTCCATACGAATCAAGGAACTGGTGATGCAGCTCATCTATAACGTTAGCCCGTCTTTCAATGACCTGATTGTGCATAGGATCTTTGAGCTGTTCTACTACCTTGATTACTGTGTAAGTCTTGCTGTGTATTTAATATTTGGTGGTAACTTTAGAAACGTGTTTCGGAAGAAGTATTTCTCAAGGTGCAATAGAAAGGAAAAGGAGAAGGAACCTACAACGATGGAATCTCCTGTGTCACAGAGACTTATCAAGTGA